One Brassica oleracea var. oleracea cultivar TO1000 chromosome C7, BOL, whole genome shotgun sequence genomic window carries:
- the LOC106306733 gene encoding uncharacterized protein LOC106306733, with amino-acid sequence MANKIAMLVSEAMNSNAVINTCLGVSFVVLGVRSDKQQKYVEALQEQKDSLSKSNKEMKVQMWEWKQQLFAEAASAATSAVVPLSTLKAIYGEVTTQSGVAVKEESKVSTPRIMV; translated from the exons ATGGCGAACAAGATCGCAATGCTGGTCTCGGAAGCAATGAACAGCAACGCTGTAATAAACACGTGTCTCGGAGTGTCGTTTGTGGTTCTGGGGGTGAGATCTGATAAACAGCAAAAGTATGTCGAGGCCTTGCAGGAGCAGAAAGATTCGCTCTCCAAGTCTAACAAGGAAATGAAAGTTCAAATGTGGGAGTGGAAACAGCAGCTCTTTGCTGAAGCCGCCTCTGCTGCTACTTCCGCGGTTGTTCCTCTGTCCACTCTTAAGGCCATCTATGGCGAAGTCACCACCCAATCTG GTGTCGCAGTCAAAGAAGAGTCTAAAGTGTCTACCCCCAGGATCATGGTTTGA